A part of Micromonospora chersina genomic DNA contains:
- a CDS encoding cupin domain-containing protein encodes MSYPPPRYSGPAGALTATFRPADAPPDVVIGSRTTVGHLATGATTDGAFGLYRWDMAATPPADTTPRGHYHRTFAESFFILDGTVSLLTGDRWIDAGPGDYLYVPPGGIHAFANNSGLAASMLVLFTPGAPREPYFRELAEIVTSGRRLTRREWTALYARHDQYEAPV; translated from the coding sequence ATGTCCTATCCACCGCCGCGGTATTCCGGCCCCGCGGGCGCGCTGACCGCCACCTTCCGGCCGGCGGACGCGCCGCCCGATGTGGTGATCGGAAGCCGGACCACGGTGGGTCACCTGGCCACCGGGGCGACCACCGACGGCGCGTTCGGCCTCTACCGGTGGGACATGGCCGCCACACCCCCGGCCGACACCACGCCCCGCGGCCACTACCACCGCACGTTCGCCGAGTCGTTCTTCATCCTCGACGGGACGGTCTCCCTCCTCACCGGCGACCGGTGGATCGACGCCGGGCCCGGGGACTACCTGTACGTGCCGCCCGGCGGCATCCACGCCTTCGCCAACAACTCGGGTCTCGCGGCGTCGATGCTGGTCCTGTTCACGCCGGGCGCCCCCCGCGAGCCGTACTTCCGGGAACTGGCCGAGATCGTCACCTCCGGCCGCCGGCTCACCCGGCGGGAGTGGACCGCGCTGTACGCCCGCCACGATCAGTACGAGGCCCCGGTCTGA
- a CDS encoding VOC family protein, with amino-acid sequence MSATDVRRNDASGTPSRNIDLKLEVVVIPVADVDRAKEFYGRLGWRLDRTPPGIVQFTPPGSGCSVQFGPTLTAAAPGSGKAYLIVADIEAARSAMLAAGVEVSEIFHPGPGGPASGPDPERRSYYSRAEFSDPDGNTWLLQEITARLPGRVESDAPSFASGNDLAAALRRAAAAHGEHEKRTGQTDPNWPDWYAAYLVSEQTGAEPPR; translated from the coding sequence ATGAGCGCGACGGATGTCCGCCGCAACGACGCGAGCGGCACGCCGAGCCGGAACATCGACCTGAAGCTCGAGGTGGTCGTCATCCCGGTGGCGGATGTCGACCGCGCCAAGGAGTTCTACGGGCGCCTCGGGTGGCGGCTCGACCGCACGCCGCCCGGGATCGTCCAGTTCACGCCGCCGGGCTCCGGGTGCTCGGTCCAGTTCGGCCCCACCCTCACCGCCGCGGCGCCCGGGTCGGGCAAGGCGTACCTGATCGTCGCGGACATCGAGGCGGCCCGGAGCGCGATGCTCGCCGCCGGTGTGGAGGTGAGCGAGATCTTCCACCCCGGCCCGGGCGGCCCGGCCAGCGGTCCGGACCCGGAGCGCCGCAGCTACTATTCGCGCGCCGAGTTCAGCGACCCGGACGGCAACACCTGGCTGCTCCAGGAGATCACCGCGCGGCTGCCGGGGCGCGTCGAGTCCGACGCGCCGTCGTTCGCCTCCGGCAACGACCTGGCCGCGGCGCTCCGCCGGGCGGCCGCCGCCCACGGCGAGCACGAGAAGCGGACCGGCCAGACCGACCCGAACTGGCCCGACTGGTACGCGGCGTACCTGGTCAGTGAGCAGACGGGCGCGGAACCGCCGAGGTGA
- a CDS encoding FMN-binding glutamate synthase family protein, translating to MSWARRAVPAAVAAVAALAARDLLQRDHALLRTFPVLGRARYLLESIGPELRQYIVAGNNEERPFTRDQRRWVYASAKQENNYFGFGTDNDIEYTPGYPIIKHRTFGRAVPPSSPAAGHDVTLPCAKVLGAARGRARAFRPESVVNISGMSFGSLSGNAVEALNRGAALAGCLQNTGEGGLSPYHRNGGDLVFQIGTAYFGCRDERGRFSLDRLKDLVAGAPVRALEIKLSQGAKPSLGGLLPAAKVSAEIAATRGIPQGQDCVSPSRHAEFSDCDSLLDWVELLAAETGLPVGIKSAVGDLGFWAELATLMRDTGRGVDFVTVDGGEGGTGAAPLIFTDSVSLPFQQGFSRVYRVFAERNLHEQVVFVGAGKLGLPDNAVVAFALGADMVNVGREAMLAIGCIQAQKCHTDTCPTGVATQNPWLARGVDPARKSVRAANYVRTLRRDLLKVAEACGVEHPGLIDTGAVEVLDGRTASTPLDRVYGYRPGYGVPSAADRAEIIRLMTAEAPQGGSAPPSPTAVG from the coding sequence ATGAGCTGGGCCCGAAGAGCCGTACCCGCCGCCGTCGCCGCCGTGGCGGCGCTCGCCGCCCGTGACCTGCTCCAGCGCGACCACGCGCTGCTGCGCACCTTCCCCGTCCTCGGCCGCGCCCGCTACCTCCTGGAGTCGATCGGGCCGGAACTGCGCCAGTACATCGTGGCCGGCAACAACGAGGAGCGGCCGTTCACCCGCGACCAGCGGCGCTGGGTGTACGCGTCGGCGAAGCAGGAGAACAACTACTTCGGGTTCGGCACCGACAACGACATCGAGTACACCCCCGGGTACCCGATCATCAAGCACCGCACCTTCGGCCGGGCGGTGCCGCCGTCCTCCCCCGCCGCCGGGCACGACGTCACGCTTCCCTGTGCGAAGGTGCTCGGCGCCGCCCGGGGCCGCGCCCGCGCGTTCCGCCCGGAATCGGTGGTCAACATCTCCGGCATGAGCTTCGGCTCGCTCTCCGGCAACGCCGTCGAGGCGCTCAACCGGGGCGCCGCCCTGGCCGGCTGCCTGCAGAACACCGGCGAGGGCGGGCTGTCGCCGTACCACCGCAACGGCGGTGACCTGGTCTTCCAGATCGGCACCGCGTACTTCGGGTGCCGGGACGAGCGCGGCCGGTTCAGTCTCGACCGGCTCAAGGACCTCGTGGCCGGAGCGCCGGTCCGGGCGCTGGAGATCAAGCTCAGCCAGGGCGCGAAGCCGAGCCTCGGCGGCCTGCTGCCGGCCGCCAAGGTCTCCGCCGAGATCGCCGCCACCCGGGGCATCCCCCAGGGACAGGACTGCGTGAGCCCGTCGCGGCACGCCGAGTTCTCCGACTGCGACAGCCTGCTCGACTGGGTGGAACTGCTCGCCGCCGAGACCGGCCTGCCGGTCGGCATCAAGTCCGCCGTCGGCGACCTGGGCTTCTGGGCGGAACTGGCCACCCTGATGCGCGACACCGGCCGGGGCGTGGACTTCGTGACCGTCGACGGCGGCGAGGGCGGCACCGGAGCGGCGCCGCTGATCTTCACCGACTCGGTGTCGCTGCCGTTCCAGCAGGGCTTCTCGCGGGTCTACCGGGTCTTCGCCGAACGGAACCTGCACGAGCAGGTGGTCTTCGTCGGCGCCGGCAAGCTCGGGCTGCCGGACAACGCCGTGGTGGCGTTCGCGCTCGGCGCCGACATGGTGAACGTCGGCCGGGAGGCGATGCTGGCGATCGGCTGCATCCAGGCGCAGAAGTGCCACACCGACACCTGCCCCACCGGCGTGGCGACCCAGAACCCGTGGCTGGCCCGGGGCGTCGACCCGGCCCGCAAGTCGGTGCGGGCCGCCAACTACGTCCGGACGCTGCGACGCGACCTGCTCAAGGTCGCCGAGGCGTGCGGCGTCGAGCACCCCGGGCTCATCGACACCGGCGCGGTCGAGGTGCTCGACGGCCGCACCGCCTCCACCCCGCTGGACCGGGTGTACGGGTACCGGCCCGGGTACGGGGTGCCCTCCGCCGCCGACCGCGCCGAGATCATCCGGCTGATGACCGCCGAGGCGCCGCAGGGCGGCAGCGCGCCGCCCTCCCCGACCGCCGTGGGCTGA
- a CDS encoding VOC family protein: MTDEAPDYFQPEHGLVVTHLLIVRDVDRSREFYRDVLGATVVRDRRPAVLRLHNSYLVLNDEGGPTDDKPTVTARAPADPDTLSGALNIRVTDVRAVYELWRSRGGEFLTEPKDHGMEIRCYLRDPDGYLIELGQGTGILAEMGRPVPG; this comes from the coding sequence GTGACGGATGAGGCACCGGACTACTTCCAGCCCGAGCACGGCCTGGTCGTCACCCACCTGCTGATCGTGCGGGACGTGGACCGCTCGCGGGAGTTCTACCGCGACGTGCTCGGCGCCACGGTGGTGCGGGACCGGCGGCCGGCCGTGCTCCGCCTGCACAACAGCTACCTCGTGCTCAACGACGAGGGCGGCCCGACCGACGACAAGCCGACCGTGACGGCGCGGGCGCCGGCCGACCCCGACACCCTGAGCGGGGCGCTCAACATCCGGGTCACCGACGTACGGGCGGTCTACGAGCTGTGGCGGTCCCGGGGCGGCGAGTTCCTGACGGAGCCGAAGGACCACGGGATGGAGATCCGGTGCTACCTGCGCGACCCCGACGGATACCTGATCGAGCTGGGCCAGGGCACCGGCATCCTGGCGGAGATGGGCCGGCCCGTGCCGGGCTGA
- a CDS encoding discoidin domain-containing protein has product MHTAPPHHRRLLTALAAVLALLAGGTVAAGPFTASAASALISQGRPTTASSSENAGTPASAATDGDPNTRWSSQFGDPQWLQVDLGATATVDQVRLVWEAAYARAFQIQVADNPAGPWTTVYSTTTGTGGTQALAVSGTGRYVRVYGTTRATAYGYSLWEFQVYGAIGSAGCAGNAALNRPAVASSTENATTPASAAVDGNAGTRWSSGFADPQWLRVDLGATQTLCQVTLQWEAAYARAFQVQVSANPDGPWTTVYATTTGGGGTQTLDVTGSGRYVRVYGTARATAYGYSLWEFAVRTTSGSTPPPTTPPPSGGFWGDTGSIPPAANVLMVKVLNRTNGRYPDSQVYWSYNGQTHSIAEQPYFDMPVNTAGRMYFHLGSPTSQYSDFIEFTVGPDQFNGNTTRVDAFGLKLAMRLRAHDGRDVAVGETEATFTEDRAVTFQRFADAMPAEFKHLATIEAPYRIPSPGNTPQFRPGGQYANYLSGYASSVGLPATTSDIFGCAGPLAGNPAGCAALNRHVAHLPSAQWSDPSLFYQQAPANYYAKFWHDRAIGGRSYGFPYDDVADQSSFVSAADPEWLLVAVGW; this is encoded by the coding sequence ATGCACACCGCCCCACCCCACCACCGCCGCCTCCTCACCGCCCTGGCCGCCGTCCTGGCGTTGCTCGCCGGCGGCACCGTCGCCGCCGGACCGTTCACCGCGAGCGCCGCGTCCGCCCTCATCTCCCAGGGGCGGCCCACGACCGCGTCGTCGAGCGAGAACGCCGGCACGCCCGCCTCCGCCGCCACCGACGGCGACCCGAACACCCGCTGGTCGAGCCAGTTCGGCGACCCCCAGTGGCTCCAGGTCGACCTCGGCGCCACCGCGACTGTCGACCAGGTGCGGCTGGTCTGGGAGGCCGCCTACGCCCGGGCCTTCCAGATCCAGGTCGCCGACAACCCGGCCGGCCCGTGGACCACCGTGTACAGCACCACCACCGGGACCGGCGGCACGCAGGCCCTCGCCGTCTCCGGCACCGGTCGCTACGTGCGGGTGTACGGCACCACCCGGGCCACCGCCTACGGCTACTCCCTCTGGGAGTTCCAGGTCTACGGCGCCATCGGGTCCGCCGGCTGCGCCGGCAACGCCGCGCTCAACCGCCCGGCGGTCGCCTCGTCGACCGAGAACGCCACCACACCGGCCTCCGCCGCGGTCGACGGCAACGCCGGCACCCGCTGGTCCAGCGGCTTCGCCGATCCGCAGTGGCTCCGCGTGGACCTCGGCGCGACGCAGACGCTCTGCCAGGTCACGCTCCAGTGGGAGGCCGCGTACGCCCGGGCCTTCCAGGTCCAGGTCTCCGCCAACCCGGACGGTCCGTGGACCACCGTCTACGCCACGACCACCGGGGGCGGCGGCACCCAGACGCTCGACGTGACCGGCTCCGGTCGCTACGTGCGGGTGTACGGCACGGCACGGGCCACCGCCTACGGCTACTCGCTCTGGGAGTTCGCGGTGCGCACCACGTCCGGCTCCACCCCGCCCCCGACGACTCCGCCGCCCTCGGGCGGGTTCTGGGGCGACACCGGCTCGATCCCCCCGGCCGCGAACGTGCTCATGGTGAAGGTGCTCAACCGGACCAACGGCCGCTATCCCGACAGCCAGGTGTACTGGAGCTACAACGGGCAGACCCACTCGATCGCGGAGCAGCCCTACTTCGACATGCCGGTCAACACCGCCGGCCGGATGTACTTCCACCTCGGGTCGCCCACCAGCCAGTACAGCGACTTCATCGAGTTCACCGTCGGGCCGGACCAGTTCAACGGCAACACCACGCGGGTCGACGCGTTCGGCCTGAAGCTGGCCATGCGGCTGCGCGCCCACGACGGGCGGGACGTGGCCGTCGGCGAGACCGAGGCGACCTTCACCGAGGACCGCGCGGTGACGTTCCAGCGGTTCGCGGACGCCATGCCCGCCGAGTTCAAGCACCTGGCCACCATCGAGGCGCCGTACCGCATCCCGTCGCCGGGCAACACGCCGCAGTTCCGGCCCGGCGGGCAGTACGCCAACTACCTCAGCGGCTACGCGTCGTCGGTGGGGCTGCCGGCCACCACCTCGGACATCTTCGGCTGCGCCGGGCCGCTCGCCGGCAACCCGGCCGGCTGCGCGGCGCTCAACCGCCACGTCGCGCACCTGCCGTCGGCGCAGTGGTCGGACCCGAGCCTGTTCTACCAGCAGGCGCCGGCCAACTACTACGCGAAGTTCTGGCACGACCGCGCCATCGGCGGCCGGTCCTACGGCTTCCCGTACGACGACGTCGCCGACCAGTCCTCGTTCGTGTCGGCGGCGGACCCGGAGTGGCTGCTGGTCGCCGTGGGCTGGTGA
- a CDS encoding discoidin domain-containing protein: protein MRTPPPPSRRPRRLATTIAALLVLLAAYLTVPVRPATAAGPLLSQGRPTTASSVEQGATPAAAATDGDPGTRWSSSFSDPQWLQVDLGGTATVDQIELVWEAAYARAFQLQVATDPAGPWQTIYSTTTGTGGTQTLAVSGTGRYVRLYGTARATGYGYSLWEFKVYGTTGPGQPPSGRPISEFKTVAASSWEGGNAPAAALDGRTATRWSSQFSDPQWLSVDFGGVATISRVVLNWEAAYATGYRLETSADGNTWTTIYSTTTGRGGVEQLAVTGSGRYLRLYGTARATGYGYSLWEFQVYGAVDEAATTAPMLSGPTRPPGTLNQFALTAPADGAMVTTNRRPVLTWAAVAGATRYQVWINISRTDYDFAAPGNLLDLYTKVAEPTGTSYTPTWDLPDRWTYKWYVTATGATTTTSTIRRFSVYLPTLETVADGVGIVGGSRDLNRNGAVEPYENWRLPVDTRVDDLLGRMTAEEKAYQMFYNAQAYPRAGWHFGPAQAQDLHDQLLASSGTRLGIPFVSAGDTIHGYQTTYPMQSALAAARDYALDYKLGDMQRREQLEVGTRGVLGPLAEVGTKVIYPRIQEGNGENAQVAAAQVRALVAGLQGGPELNPASVLATVKHWPGEGAGGEALIVYDGVTIKYHMIPFRAAMEAGAVNIMPGYAGSSYLDPGGPGAGDSAPILAYLRQNLGYQGLITTDWLPSGSWAGAAKAGSDVMGGADPGAAGFSMATFLANVPAARIDDAVRRVLRLKFQLGIFERPYGDPVNGPYRFHQPAYTALANQASREAMTLLKNDGAVLPIRLNAGDNIVVAGPRAADTTACCVWTSFFHAEYGSQTMLDAIRTRAARAGVNVYSGDGPNPKLAIVAVGETSYTHATNWPKEQPYLPPDQLKLIQDFRARGIPVVVALVLPRPYVITEWRDLASAIVVTYRGGEEMGPALAGLLFGDYAPSGKLPWQLPRSLADVLRPGGTDVPADAVESWDLPYDLGATTTERAQIRASIDAGQPPATTYGNPLYPYGAGLTGF, encoded by the coding sequence ATGCGCACGCCACCACCCCCGTCCCGCCGGCCGCGCCGTCTCGCCACCACGATCGCGGCGCTGCTCGTCCTGCTCGCCGCCTACCTGACCGTCCCCGTGCGACCTGCCACCGCCGCCGGGCCGCTGCTGTCGCAGGGGCGACCGACCACGGCGTCCTCCGTCGAGCAGGGCGCCACCCCGGCCGCCGCCGCCACCGACGGCGATCCCGGCACCCGCTGGTCCAGCTCCTTCAGCGATCCACAGTGGCTCCAGGTCGACCTCGGTGGCACCGCCACCGTGGACCAGATCGAGCTGGTCTGGGAGGCCGCCTACGCGAGGGCGTTCCAGCTCCAGGTCGCCACCGATCCGGCCGGCCCGTGGCAGACGATCTACAGCACCACCACCGGCACGGGTGGCACCCAGACCCTCGCCGTCTCCGGCACCGGCCGGTACGTGCGCCTGTACGGCACGGCCCGGGCCACCGGCTACGGCTACTCGCTGTGGGAATTCAAGGTTTACGGCACCACCGGCCCGGGCCAGCCCCCGAGCGGCCGGCCGATCTCCGAGTTCAAGACGGTCGCCGCGTCCTCCTGGGAGGGCGGCAACGCGCCCGCCGCCGCGCTCGACGGCCGGACGGCCACCCGCTGGTCCAGCCAGTTCAGCGACCCGCAGTGGCTGAGTGTCGACTTCGGCGGCGTGGCCACGATCAGCCGGGTCGTCCTCAACTGGGAGGCCGCCTACGCCACCGGCTACCGGCTGGAGACCTCCGCCGACGGGAACACCTGGACCACGATCTACTCCACCACTACGGGACGCGGCGGCGTCGAGCAGCTCGCGGTGACCGGCAGCGGACGCTACCTGCGCCTGTACGGCACCGCCCGGGCCACCGGCTACGGGTACTCGCTGTGGGAGTTCCAGGTCTACGGCGCCGTCGACGAGGCGGCCACCACGGCGCCGATGCTGTCCGGCCCCACCCGGCCGCCCGGCACGCTCAACCAGTTCGCGCTCACCGCCCCAGCCGACGGGGCGATGGTCACCACCAACCGCCGGCCCGTGCTCACCTGGGCCGCCGTCGCCGGCGCCACCCGCTACCAGGTGTGGATCAACATCAGCCGCACCGACTACGACTTCGCCGCGCCGGGCAACCTCCTCGACCTCTACACCAAGGTCGCCGAACCGACCGGCACGTCGTACACGCCGACCTGGGACCTGCCGGACCGCTGGACATACAAGTGGTACGTCACCGCCACCGGCGCCACCACGACCACCTCCACCATCCGGCGCTTCAGCGTCTACCTGCCCACGCTGGAGACGGTCGCCGACGGCGTCGGCATCGTCGGCGGCAGCCGCGACCTCAACCGCAACGGCGCCGTCGAGCCGTACGAGAACTGGCGGCTCCCGGTCGACACCCGGGTCGACGACCTGCTGGGCCGGATGACGGCCGAGGAGAAGGCGTACCAGATGTTCTACAACGCCCAGGCGTACCCCCGGGCCGGCTGGCACTTCGGCCCGGCCCAGGCGCAGGATCTGCACGACCAGCTCCTCGCGTCGTCCGGCACCCGGCTGGGCATCCCGTTCGTCTCGGCGGGCGACACCATCCACGGCTACCAGACCACCTACCCCATGCAGAGCGCCCTGGCCGCCGCCCGCGACTACGCCCTCGACTACAAGCTCGGTGACATGCAACGCCGGGAGCAGCTGGAGGTCGGCACCCGGGGCGTCCTGGGACCGCTGGCCGAGGTCGGCACGAAGGTGATCTACCCGCGCATCCAGGAGGGCAACGGGGAGAACGCGCAGGTGGCCGCGGCCCAGGTGCGGGCGCTGGTGGCCGGACTCCAGGGCGGCCCGGAACTGAACCCCGCCTCCGTGCTCGCGACGGTCAAGCACTGGCCCGGCGAGGGCGCCGGCGGTGAGGCGCTGATCGTGTACGACGGCGTGACGATCAAGTACCACATGATCCCGTTCCGCGCGGCCATGGAGGCGGGCGCCGTCAACATCATGCCCGGGTACGCGGGCAGCTCCTACCTCGATCCCGGCGGCCCGGGGGCCGGCGACAGCGCGCCGATCCTCGCGTACCTGCGGCAGAACCTCGGCTACCAGGGCCTGATCACCACCGACTGGCTGCCGTCCGGCTCGTGGGCCGGTGCGGCGAAGGCCGGCTCCGACGTCATGGGCGGCGCGGACCCCGGGGCGGCCGGCTTCTCGATGGCCACGTTCCTCGCGAACGTGCCGGCCGCCCGGATCGACGACGCGGTCCGCCGGGTGCTGCGGCTCAAGTTCCAGTTGGGCATCTTCGAGCGCCCGTACGGCGACCCGGTCAACGGCCCGTACCGGTTCCACCAGCCGGCGTACACCGCGCTGGCCAACCAGGCGTCCCGGGAGGCCATGACGCTGCTCAAGAACGACGGCGCGGTGCTGCCGATCCGGCTGAACGCCGGGGACAACATCGTGGTGGCCGGGCCGCGCGCCGCCGACACCACCGCCTGCTGCGTCTGGACGAGCTTCTTCCACGCCGAGTACGGCTCGCAGACCATGCTGGACGCGATCCGCACCCGGGCCGCCCGGGCCGGCGTCAACGTCTACTCGGGCGACGGGCCGAACCCGAAGCTGGCGATCGTGGCGGTGGGGGAGACCTCGTACACCCACGCGACCAACTGGCCGAAGGAACAGCCGTACCTGCCCCCGGACCAGCTCAAGCTGATCCAGGACTTCCGCGCCCGCGGGATCCCCGTGGTGGTCGCCCTGGTCCTGCCCCGGCCGTACGTCATCACCGAGTGGCGTGACCTGGCGAGCGCCATCGTCGTCACCTACCGGGGTGGCGAGGAGATGGGCCCGGCGCTGGCCGGCCTGCTGTTCGGCGACTACGCGCCGAGCGGCAAGCTGCCGTGGCAGCTCCCGCGCAGCCTGGCCGACGTGTTGCGGCCCGGCGGCACCGACGTGCCGGCCGACGCCGTCGAGTCCTGGGACCTGCCGTACGACCTGGGGGCCACCACTACCGAACGGGCCCAGATCCGGGCCAGCATCGACGCCGGACAGCCACCGGCGACGACGTACGGCAACCCGCTCTACCCGTACGGCGCCGGCCTGACCGGCTTCTGA